GTTCAACAAGGTAACACTGGGGGGTATGGCACGGTGACAGGGGTACTGCATGGTGATGCTTGGGGGTATGGCACGGTGACACTGGGGGGTACGGCGGGTGACACTGGGGGTACGGCGGGTGACACTGGGGGTACAGCACGGTGACACTGGGGGTACGGCGGGTGACACTGGGGGTATGGCACGGTGACACTGGGGGTACGGCAGGTGACACTGGGGGGTACAGCACGGTGACACTGGGGGGTACGGCGGGTGACACTGGGGGGTACGGCGGTTGACACTGGGGGGTACGGCAGGTGACACTGGGGGGTACAGCACGGTGACACTGGGGGGTACGGCGGGTGACACTGGGGGGTACGGCAGGTGACACTGGGGGGTACGGCGGGTGACACTGGGGGGTACAGCACGGTGACACTGGGGGTACGGCGGGTGACACTGGGGGTATGGCACGGTGACACTGGGGGTACAGCACGGTGACATTGGGGGGTACAGCACGGTGACATTGGGGGGTACGGCGGGTGACATTGGGGGGTACGGCGGGTGACACTGGGGGGTACAGCACGGTGACACTGGGGGGTACGGCGGGTGACACTGGGGGGTACAGCACGGTGACACTGGGGGGTACGGCGGGTGACACTGGGGGTATGGCACGGTGACACTGGGGGTACAGCACGGTGACATTGGGGGGTACAGCACGGTGACATTGGGGGGTACGGCGGGTGACATTGGGGGGTACGGCGGGTGACACTGGGGGGTACGGCGGGTGACATTGGGGGGTACGGCGGGTGACACTGGGGGTACTGCATGGTGACAGGGGTACTGCATGGTGATGCTTGGGGGTATGGCACGGTGACACTGGGGGGTACGGCGGGTGACATTGGGGGGTACAGCACGGTGACACTCGGGGGTACGGCAGGTGACACTCGGGGGTACGGCGGGTGACACTCGGGGGTACGGCGGGTGACACTCGGGGGTATGGCGGGTGACACTGGGGGGTACGGCGGGTGACACTGGGGGTTCAGCTCCAGTCCTGCAGATTATTGTACTTAGAGACAGGGCTGGGCTCCCAGGAGAAGATACTGAGGGACATGTGACCTCTTTTGTGTCTTTTTATTGGTGGAGAGAGATGTACTGACTGTTCCTTTCCTTCCAGGTGTGTGTGATTGCCCTGTGTATCCTGTACTCTCCAGCGCTTGGGGGTAAAGTTCCTTTTCTATTTTAATAACATTATTAGgggaacctgccccccccctcaggGCATCGGTTACAGAGCAGGGACCCCCCCAGTAGAAAGGGAAATGGATCCTTTGGTGTCCCCTTATAGCCCCGATCCATTCCCATAATCTGCCCACATCTGGGGCTTTTCCTTCTCTaattatagggggggggggggcagtttctcAGTTCAGTTTTATCCTGATCTTATGTCACCACTGATTTGCTGAATTTATTCCCAGTATGTCCCCATTCTGTCTCCCCATTGGCCCTTTATCCTCGTCTATATCCTTTATTCTGTTTTATTCCTTGTATGGTTTCATCTCCTTATTAAACGTCCTACTCTCCTGGGGGTGAGGGCCCCGTTTTATTTGTTTCTTGAGGccggtgcagtaagtacagtatataaaacatggccTTTTTAGCCCTATTCAtttgtagggtttagttctcctttaatgacattgCGCACACAGTGTGGATTTGCCCCAATCAGGGGGGTTTGGGAATGACTCCAAGGGGCCAATTAGAGCTCAGAAAACCCCGCCCACTTTCAGTTTATTCCTAAATCCCATAGGGGTGCATAGAAAGTGggcggggtcggactgggggtgcggGGCTTCTGCCTCGGGGGCCCCTACACCCCCCCATTGGCCCGTTACCTGCAGtgcgttgggggagggagacccgAGGATCGGGGGGGCACCCTGTggggggtcgggtctgggccgccttGAAAGTGGATGAATTTTTTTGGGGTGACCTCTACTTTTAAacttggataaatctgccccctggtgtggtattagccttatacccccccccccaggcctgtAACATTCTGTCCTTTTCTACTTCTCTTACATCGTCTTGGGGCAAATCTAACCCAGGAACTGACAGTTACAGAGACAAGTGGGCCGCCATCCTGAGTGACTGGGGGCCCCAATCATTAGTGCCAATGGGGGGCCACATTGAAGGCTACTGAACATTTCTCTTGTCTCCTTACGCAGGTGAGTCAGTGAGAGTGGCCACCTACCTGTATGGCTCCGCCCAGCTCCCATGTGACTTTCCCTTTGTCACCGGCTCCCAGGATGTGGTCGTGACGTGGCTGAAAGTGGCGGATATTGCCGGCGGCGCCGAGCATCTGGTGGTGCACAGCTACAGGGATGGGCGGGACCTCTCCGAGTATCAGAACCCACTGTACAAAGGTCGGACTCACAGGCCCAAAGGGACATTGGATCTGATCCTGACCAATGTGACCACTGATGATGAGGGAACCTATATCTGCcaggcagccaatcagaagtccAGAGGATCCAAGGAAATCCTGCTCTCCATAGACAGTAAGTGGAGACACAGCTAATGATTGGCTCTCACTTTCTCAGCctgaaactataggcctgttagtctgacatcagtagtaggaaagcttctggaaggggtaataagggatagggtacttgaatacattgcagttcacaatactattagtttgtgccacagggggtttatgggtaacagatctgactcatttagtcgccttttatgaggaggtgagcggAAACCTAgatgctgggatggcagtggatgggatctactgatacagtaccgcacagaaggttaatgataaagtatagggtgtggggtttgcttggaagggttgaacctgatggactctggtctttattcaaccctatgtaactatgtgactatgtaacTTTCAGGGTTAAATGCAGAAGATCCGACCGTTACTGTTGTTTCCATCGATGGGGAGAAGAGGCTGAAGTGCGTGAGTTCGGGGGTGTACAGAGACCCCCGGGTTGAATGGCACGACAGGGAAATGACAGATCTCTCCACCTATGGAAGTCTCACCGTCACCGACGCGGGGGATGGGAGGAAGGTGGTGGAGTCGGTGCTGAGTTTCCCGTATGAGCCCAACCACCATTACTTCTGCCACGTGAAGGAGGGGGGGCTGAAACGATCCGCCAGGGCCGTGGAGTCAGGTAATGGGGCCGTGTTATTGGCTGTTTGCTTGGTCTGCTGGGGGGCCCTGAGGCTGGAGGGCAGTACGTTACAGGGGGAGACTCTACCCTGTTGGCCTCCTTGACTGGAATCTGGGGGGGCTAATAGAGTAGAGCTGAATGGACACGGGGTCCCCGGACACTGGGACAGCCCATACATGAATGGGGCAATTTACAGCCAGATCTGGCCATGGCCACCTACCTGCTGGGCCAATCAGGGCTTATCTGATCTTTGGCCTCAGGGACAACAGTTGCATCATCCACTGGGTTGGTCAAGGGCCACATCAACGTGCCAATACCCCCCTCACACAAATGTAACCCTACCTTGGCCTTTCCAGCGAGTGATGGGAGAACGTGGGTCCCAGCTAAGCCCAGGGTAAGAGGAGAGGGAAGGTGTTGTGTAACTGCACCTCTCTGTAGAGACAAGATGGTGGCCTGAGGTTCTTGTAAACAAACAAAAGGGGTTTCATTGAAGGACACCACAGGGTTAATACAATGAGGCAGTTTTATAAGCAGTCAGATACAGTCACGGGGTGACACCCCCATGGTAGGTAACTGTTGGCCGGGGCACTAATGGCCTCGTGGGAGACCAGGAGCAACTA
This sequence is a window from Xenopus tropicalis strain Nigerian chromosome 2, UCB_Xtro_10.0, whole genome shotgun sequence. Protein-coding genes within it:
- the LOC100489320 gene encoding butyrophilin-like protein 10, with product MTLIRVCVIALCILYSPALGGESVRVATYLYGSAQLPCDFPFVTGSQDVVVTWLKVADIAGGAEHLVVHSYRDGRDLSEYQNPLYKGRTHRPKGTLDLILTNVTTDDEGTYICQAANQKSRGSKEILLSIDRLNAEDPTVTVVSIDGEKRLKCVSSGVYRDPRVEWHDREMTDLSTYGSLTVTDAGDGRKVVESVLSFPYEPNHHYFCHVKEGGLKRSARAVESDKAVDVDDEL